A window of the Chthonomonas sp. genome harbors these coding sequences:
- a CDS encoding PEP-CTERM sorting domain-containing protein, with amino-acid sequence MKLSRLIIIGTLSLALLPEITLGQRQFRYFLTYQDSQLVQLARGSGYDPDAELGAEIPSNVPLSVPSMSSFTVGLSMQYVANGFGSLFLKGFRNYVVYDRANGDNGAYLSAVPLDEHSFRKVSPVYTGISQLSQNLSNFGSGVVYDLHGNTVDINGDGMPDVATYSGSVARGVGAYVAGNDNAVQIRGVGTSYFMTPDYDLMNGFIGSGWFKILPGATLHFCNATYTNTLGIGETYGNGGGETGLHLYTTGGEQTGYANNMGFLRNVDDYPEAWQNIGAKYTLIGAAPVPEPGVMVGLLAGLAMLIRRRR; translated from the coding sequence ATGAAGCTGTCAAGGCTGATCATCATTGGAACTTTGTCGCTCGCATTGTTACCAGAGATAACATTGGGCCAAAGGCAGTTTAGGTACTTCCTCACATATCAAGACTCGCAGCTGGTGCAATTGGCTCGTGGTAGCGGTTACGATCCTGATGCGGAGTTAGGGGCGGAGATCCCATCGAATGTTCCACTCTCTGTTCCATCGATGTCCTCGTTCACCGTGGGGTTGTCAATGCAGTATGTTGCAAATGGCTTTGGGTCGCTGTTTTTGAAAGGGTTCCGGAACTACGTGGTTTACGATCGAGCTAACGGTGATAATGGCGCCTACTTATCGGCGGTACCGCTAGATGAGCACTCCTTCCGTAAAGTTTCGCCAGTCTACACCGGAATAAGCCAACTCTCTCAGAACTTGAGCAACTTTGGATCTGGAGTAGTTTATGATTTACATGGAAATACAGTGGATATAAACGGTGATGGCATGCCCGACGTTGCAACGTATTCTGGAAGTGTTGCGCGTGGAGTAGGCGCATATGTAGCGGGCAACGATAATGCGGTGCAGATTCGGGGCGTTGGAACTTCATACTTTATGACACCTGACTATGACCTTATGAATGGATTTATCGGTTCAGGATGGTTCAAAATTCTTCCAGGCGCGACTCTTCATTTCTGTAATGCGACGTACACTAACACACTCGGTATTGGCGAAACGTATGGTAATGGAGGTGGGGAGACGGGCTTGCATCTGTACACCACCGGTGGGGAGCAAACTGGCTATGCCAACAACATGGGATTTCTCCGGAACGTTGACGACTATCCCGAAGCTTGGCAGAATATTGGTGCGAAGTACACCCTCATCGGGGCTGCGCCTGTGCCCGAGCCGGGGGTGATGGTGGGCTTGCTCGCTGGACTTGCGATGTTGATTCGTCGTCGCCGGTAA
- a CDS encoding protein kinase: MSSTPATLGKYQIIREIARSNDIVYEAYDPLMNRRVALKELAIPHGSSTTQRDERIRRFQREVKAAGSLAHPNLMTVYEVGMEGDRHYMAMEFLDGHTLRNEIDTRGFMDIARAVKTATEILEGLEFAHRHGVIHRDIKPDNIQLTESGRVKITDFGIARLTFEPNLTMDGQVFGTPSYMSPEQVTGKEIDCRSDVFSVGILLYEMITGQKPFPGDSIVAITHAIVHAHPARPAQMSDPMWAVVQRSLQKQPSMRFADAGEMIAALANANRPTPVAPPAMPIPTPAPSPPSYAYNPMPPQGAPVGPVFGTPYGQNPNQPAPTYGQNYNPGAPNPLPVYYPPPPRQPLFAPETRLFFRRLAVISLLVGSLFALVFVGIREISNVIERDRVRKKEMSIRDMVGSGNPGTTLDDKVRIGEEKLKQLTDKALISDAMGDLAALYEQRGKVWQQQGRLELAEADFSRAISYDKDNALLYTNLGSLYSEAARRTTDGHQASLLYDQSAAQWKQAMQLSGGNSGYRDAVAGAYFNASERARLMGSLSEQQDYLNRAREYATPNSEVEQRIHAALGGN, translated from the coding sequence ATGAGCTCGACGCCCGCCACCCTCGGCAAGTATCAGATCATCCGGGAAATCGCGCGCTCCAACGACATTGTTTACGAGGCGTACGATCCCCTGATGAATCGTCGCGTCGCGCTCAAGGAGCTGGCGATTCCGCACGGAAGCTCCACGACCCAACGCGACGAGCGCATCCGCCGATTTCAGCGCGAAGTAAAGGCCGCCGGGTCCCTGGCCCACCCCAACCTCATGACCGTCTACGAGGTCGGCATGGAGGGCGATCGCCACTACATGGCGATGGAATTTTTGGACGGCCACACCCTGCGCAACGAGATTGACACGCGCGGCTTTATGGACATCGCCCGCGCGGTGAAAACCGCCACCGAGATTTTGGAGGGGTTGGAATTCGCCCACCGCCATGGCGTCATTCACCGCGATATTAAGCCCGACAACATCCAGCTGACCGAATCCGGACGGGTCAAGATCACCGACTTTGGCATCGCGCGCCTGACCTTTGAGCCGAACCTGACCATGGACGGGCAAGTCTTTGGCACGCCCAGCTACATGAGCCCCGAGCAGGTGACGGGCAAGGAGATTGACTGCCGCAGCGACGTGTTTAGCGTCGGCATTTTGCTGTACGAGATGATCACCGGGCAAAAGCCGTTTCCCGGCGACAGCATCGTCGCGATTACGCACGCCATTGTCCACGCGCACCCCGCCCGGCCCGCGCAAATGTCCGACCCCATGTGGGCCGTTGTGCAGCGCTCGCTCCAAAAGCAGCCGAGCATGCGCTTTGCCGATGCCGGCGAAATGATCGCCGCGCTCGCCAACGCCAACCGCCCGACGCCCGTCGCGCCGCCGGCCATGCCCATCCCGACGCCGGCTCCGTCCCCGCCATCGTACGCCTACAATCCCATGCCGCCGCAAGGCGCGCCGGTGGGCCCGGTGTTCGGCACCCCATACGGCCAGAATCCGAACCAGCCGGCCCCAACCTACGGACAAAACTACAACCCCGGCGCCCCCAATCCGCTTCCGGTTTACTATCCGCCGCCTCCGCGGCAACCGCTCTTTGCGCCCGAAACGCGGCTCTTCTTCCGTCGGCTCGCGGTGATCTCGCTGTTGGTGGGTTCACTGTTTGCGCTGGTGTTTGTCGGCATCCGCGAAATCAGCAACGTGATTGAGCGCGACCGCGTCCGCAAAAAGGAAATGTCCATCCGCGACATGGTCGGCTCGGGCAATCCCGGCACCACGCTGGATGACAAGGTGCGCATCGGCGAGGAAAAGCTCAAGCAACTCACCGACAAGGCGCTGATAAGCGACGCCATGGGTGATCTCGCTGCGCTTTACGAACAGCGCGGCAAAGTGTGGCAACAACAAGGTCGCTTGGAACTGGCCGAGGCCGATTTTTCGCGCGCGATTTCGTACGACAAAGACAACGCGTTGCTCTACACCAACCTGGGTAGTTTGTATTCCGAGGCCGCGCGGCGCACCACCGACGGGCACCAGGCGTCGCTGCTCTACGACCAATCGGCCGCGCAGTGGAAGCAGGCCATGCAGCTATCGGGCGGCAACAGTGGGTACCGCGACGCGGTGGCGGGGGCCTATTTTAACGCCTCCGAGCGTGCCCGCCTTATGGGCAGCCTTAGCGAGCAGCAAGACTACTTGAATCGAGCGCGCGAATATGCCACGCCGAACTCCGAAGTCGAGCAGCGGATTCACGCGGCTCTCGGGGGAAACTGA
- a CDS encoding family 10 glycosylhydrolase: MRLPLLLALTVLAGTASLAQPGPHQKPKESRFQRQAPFPSLPTVTLDAVGNGWGVAQTWARAKNLQGRILWVDGTANLERVSSEPKIVNLVNRIAEVGFNTIVFDVKPIVGYTLYPSKLTDKLTTWKGQNLPKDFDPLKFMARECKRRGVTLLVSLNAFSEGHRIAKEALAGNRQDFGPKAGPGYDLPDQQTVLYEPVLEARVPFSSETYPIDPSTDRMPTSDRAISVITRADRTKNPPARAVGVVIDDRGAVIMIRTTETWDITAVPENGSLLVGVGKAGEYLIRNARMGFGIGYASKPTFVKISDRPEQQMPLMMNPHHPRVRERGLDFIREILTNYKDVDGVMFDDRLRYGGLNADFSDITRAEFEKLVGEKLTWPDDVFQFTYTPGLGRGIKPGKWYDAWMAFRAETIRNWVAEARSTIRAIKPDGLFGVYAGSWFGEYNKYGAHYGSSEFNAGFSFMTDGYRKAGFASELDLMISGCYYPRATIAEAMEKMLPAGRTVEAAGQLTNRAIRDEAWSYAGIMLMDFYNNREGLKRALQAAAGSTQGVMVFDLSHKIDDVWDIFRSAFKERKKAPHAQRGLIAEVRKRRAELDKLGVKEPPVIIREGAPGAGH; this comes from the coding sequence ATGCGTCTCCCCTTGCTTTTGGCCCTGACTGTCCTCGCCGGAACCGCGAGCCTGGCCCAACCTGGCCCTCACCAAAAGCCGAAGGAAAGTCGCTTCCAGCGACAAGCACCGTTTCCCTCGCTACCCACCGTCACACTCGACGCGGTCGGCAACGGCTGGGGCGTCGCCCAAACCTGGGCCCGCGCCAAAAATCTGCAAGGCCGCATCCTCTGGGTGGACGGCACCGCCAACTTGGAGCGCGTTTCCAGCGAGCCGAAAATCGTCAATCTCGTCAACCGCATCGCCGAGGTGGGGTTCAACACCATCGTGTTCGACGTCAAGCCGATCGTCGGTTACACGCTGTATCCGAGCAAACTCACCGACAAGCTCACGACCTGGAAGGGCCAGAATCTGCCCAAGGATTTCGACCCGCTCAAGTTCATGGCCCGCGAGTGTAAGCGCCGCGGCGTGACGCTGCTGGTGAGCCTCAACGCGTTTAGCGAAGGCCACCGCATCGCCAAGGAAGCGCTCGCGGGCAATCGCCAAGATTTCGGGCCGAAGGCCGGGCCCGGCTACGATCTGCCCGACCAACAAACTGTGCTGTACGAGCCGGTGCTGGAAGCGCGCGTGCCGTTCAGTTCGGAGACGTATCCAATTGATCCTTCGACCGATCGCATGCCGACCAGCGACCGCGCGATTAGCGTGATCACCCGTGCCGACCGCACCAAAAACCCGCCCGCCCGGGCGGTTGGAGTGGTCATTGACGATCGCGGCGCGGTCATCATGATCCGCACCACCGAGACGTGGGATATCACGGCCGTGCCCGAAAACGGGTCGCTTTTGGTGGGTGTCGGCAAGGCCGGCGAATACCTGATTCGCAACGCTCGCATGGGCTTCGGCATCGGCTACGCCAGCAAGCCGACGTTTGTCAAAATCTCGGATCGCCCCGAGCAGCAAATGCCGCTGATGATGAATCCGCACCACCCGCGGGTACGCGAGCGCGGCCTCGACTTCATCCGCGAGATTCTGACCAACTACAAGGACGTGGACGGCGTGATGTTCGACGATCGCCTGCGCTATGGCGGCCTCAACGCCGACTTCAGCGACATCACCCGCGCCGAATTTGAGAAGCTGGTCGGCGAAAAACTCACCTGGCCGGACGACGTGTTCCAGTTCACCTACACCCCCGGGCTGGGTCGCGGAATCAAGCCCGGCAAGTGGTACGACGCCTGGATGGCGTTCCGCGCCGAGACCATCCGCAACTGGGTCGCCGAAGCCCGCAGCACCATCCGCGCGATCAAGCCGGACGGGCTGTTCGGCGTTTACGCCGGATCGTGGTTTGGCGAATACAACAAGTACGGCGCGCACTACGGCAGCAGCGAGTTCAACGCCGGATTCTCGTTTATGACGGACGGCTACCGCAAGGCCGGGTTTGCCAGCGAACTCGACCTCATGATTTCGGGCTGCTACTATCCGCGGGCCACCATCGCCGAGGCGATGGAGAAAATGTTGCCCGCCGGACGCACAGTCGAAGCCGCGGGTCAGCTGACCAATCGCGCGATTCGCGACGAGGCGTGGAGCTACGCCGGCATTATGCTGATGGACTTCTACAACAATCGCGAGGGTCTCAAGCGCGCGCTACAGGCCGCCGCCGGGTCCACGCAAGGCGTCATGGTGTTCGACCTCAGCCACAAAATTGACGACGTGTGGGACATTTTCCGATCCGCGTTTAAGGAGCGCAAGAAGGCACCCCACGCCCAGCGCGGATTGATCGCCGAGGTACGCAAGCGCCGCGCCGAGCTCGACAAGCTCGGCGTGAAAGAACCGCCGGTGATTATTCGCGAAGGCGCGCCCGGCGCGGGACATTAA
- a CDS encoding SufE family protein: MSTPARLREAIDDLNFFEDRSERIQALIDLANQWQGVPESVAARPYDRNHQVHGCESEVYVFAVGDANQVQFHVAVENPQGMSAMAMAALLTQTINGLSAADIAAIDENIVYEVFGRELSMGKSMGLMGMIRLMKALAANLKTG; the protein is encoded by the coding sequence ATGAGCACTCCCGCGCGGCTCCGCGAGGCGATTGACGACCTGAACTTCTTCGAGGATCGCTCGGAGCGGATTCAGGCGCTCATTGACCTTGCCAACCAGTGGCAGGGCGTGCCCGAGTCGGTCGCCGCCCGACCCTACGACCGGAATCACCAGGTGCATGGCTGCGAAAGCGAAGTCTATGTGTTCGCCGTCGGCGACGCGAACCAGGTGCAGTTTCATGTCGCCGTCGAGAACCCGCAGGGCATGTCGGCCATGGCGATGGCCGCGCTGCTCACCCAAACCATCAACGGCCTGAGCGCCGCTGACATCGCCGCGATCGACGAGAATATCGTCTACGAAGTCTTCGGACGCGAGCTCTCCATGGGCAAGAGCATGGGCCTCATGGGCATGATCCGCCTGATGAAGGCCCTCGCGGCCAACCTCAAAACGGGATAA
- a CDS encoding sulfurtransferase, whose product MNVQTPIATDKLVSTEWLADNLDAPNIRIIESNEDPLLYPSGHIPGALEIDWVRDLNDPLVRDYVGKEAFAALMSRCGIGPETTVVFYGDKSNWWACYSLWVFELFGHTNTKILDGGRLLWEQEGRPLTREVARPNPTMYVANDRDDRTQRAFREDVLSHIQQGLPLVDVRSPQEFSGEALHMPGYPQEGALRGGHIPGAKSVPWARATDPTTGKFLSAEQLQELYCDQQGLDPNTPTVAYCRIGERSSHTWFVLRHILGFQNVRNYDGSWTEWGNSVGVPIER is encoded by the coding sequence ATGAACGTACAGACGCCGATCGCCACTGACAAGCTGGTTTCCACCGAGTGGTTGGCGGACAACCTCGACGCCCCCAACATTCGCATTATCGAATCGAACGAGGATCCGCTCCTCTATCCGTCGGGCCACATCCCCGGCGCGCTCGAGATCGACTGGGTGCGCGACCTCAACGACCCGCTCGTCCGCGACTACGTGGGCAAGGAAGCCTTCGCCGCGCTCATGTCGCGTTGCGGCATCGGTCCCGAAACTACGGTTGTGTTTTACGGCGACAAGAGCAACTGGTGGGCCTGCTACTCCCTTTGGGTGTTCGAGCTCTTCGGCCACACCAACACCAAGATTCTCGACGGCGGCCGCCTGCTGTGGGAGCAAGAAGGTCGGCCGCTCACCCGCGAAGTCGCCCGCCCGAACCCCACCATGTACGTGGCCAACGACCGCGACGACCGTACTCAGCGCGCATTCCGCGAGGATGTTCTGAGCCACATTCAGCAAGGTTTGCCGCTCGTGGACGTGCGCAGCCCGCAAGAATTCAGCGGCGAGGCTCTCCACATGCCGGGCTATCCGCAAGAAGGCGCGTTGCGCGGCGGCCACATTCCCGGCGCCAAGAGCGTGCCCTGGGCTCGGGCCACCGATCCCACGACCGGCAAGTTTCTGAGCGCCGAGCAGCTGCAAGAACTCTACTGCGACCAGCAAGGACTCGACCCCAACACGCCGACCGTGGCCTACTGCCGCATCGGCGAGCGATCGAGCCACACCTGGTTTGTGCTGCGCCACATCCTCGGCTTCCAAAATGTCCGCAACTACGATGGCAGCTGGACGGAATGGGGCAATTCGGTGGGCGTGCCCATCGAGCGATGA
- a CDS encoding polysaccharide biosynthesis protein — MSGTYKQKLLQDSLFDLLLLHLSLFAAYAIGNELLWDLAWQDFRRGYSIPVTIFAIGILAWRGIYRIKPRYMGLYDAANILLVGLLSTLLLAAAEGFVNQTRDFRHVVLIPFLFGCLVGGSLVGIRLVRRQLEYRSAARAGQGRRPKKTLVVGAGDAGELIVREIGRSRMSEHMAVGFVDDDPLKRDLIIHGVPVLGKLDDVPQLVKDYNIDELILAIPSAEGTLFRRVMELCEQSKVPLRTLPPVAEILRTGNRIRHQVRDVQIEDLLRREPAQTDSEIARGYLGGETVLVTGAGGSIGSELARQIAKLSPSNLILLGRGENSIFEIEQELIQSGVHPISIIADVRDEAAVESVFRRYQPAVVFHAAAHKHVPLMQANVHEAISNNVRGTHRMAEIAARHGARKFVYISTDKAVNPSNVMGATKRVGEFIIRAIAERSETEFGIVRFGNVLGSRGSLVPVLKQQIRRGGPVRLTHPDMTRYFMTIPEAVQLILQAGAMGEKGELFILDMGEPIKIVDIAKDLIRLHGMVPGEDMEITFMGVRPGEKIEEELTYAQESLIPTTHPKIRMAQADRGLDREALGVALDNLYAMNESGETEQVRQALMTMAWAKDQAPFRYAVVDDSQSISASENPPGQV; from the coding sequence GTGAGTGGAACCTACAAACAAAAACTTCTCCAGGACTCCCTGTTTGACTTACTCCTGCTCCACCTGAGCCTGTTCGCCGCCTATGCGATTGGCAACGAACTTCTGTGGGATTTGGCGTGGCAAGACTTCCGCCGCGGTTACAGCATTCCGGTCACCATCTTCGCGATTGGCATCCTCGCCTGGCGTGGCATCTACCGTATTAAGCCGCGCTACATGGGGCTGTACGACGCGGCCAACATTCTGCTGGTCGGCCTGCTTTCGACCCTATTGCTAGCCGCAGCCGAGGGCTTTGTCAACCAAACCCGCGACTTCCGCCACGTCGTGCTGATCCCCTTTTTGTTCGGCTGTCTCGTAGGCGGTTCGCTGGTGGGCATTCGCCTTGTGCGGCGTCAACTGGAATACCGTTCGGCGGCGCGGGCCGGCCAGGGCCGACGCCCGAAGAAAACGCTCGTCGTGGGCGCCGGCGATGCGGGTGAACTTATTGTTCGCGAGATTGGGCGATCGCGCATGAGCGAGCACATGGCGGTTGGCTTTGTGGACGACGACCCGCTGAAGCGCGACTTGATTATTCACGGCGTGCCTGTTTTGGGCAAGCTTGACGACGTCCCGCAGCTCGTCAAGGACTACAACATTGACGAGTTAATCCTCGCAATTCCGAGCGCGGAGGGCACCTTGTTCCGCCGCGTGATGGAACTCTGCGAGCAGTCGAAGGTGCCGCTGCGCACCTTGCCGCCGGTGGCCGAGATATTGCGGACAGGCAACCGAATTCGGCACCAAGTCCGCGACGTGCAGATCGAAGACTTGCTTCGACGCGAACCCGCGCAGACCGACTCCGAAATTGCGCGCGGCTATCTGGGCGGCGAGACGGTGCTGGTGACCGGCGCGGGCGGCTCCATCGGCAGCGAACTCGCGCGGCAAATCGCGAAGCTATCGCCGAGCAACCTCATCCTGCTGGGTCGCGGCGAAAACAGTATTTTCGAGATCGAGCAAGAGCTGATTCAAAGTGGGGTTCACCCGATCTCGATCATCGCCGACGTGCGCGATGAAGCGGCGGTGGAGTCGGTGTTTCGGCGCTATCAGCCGGCGGTGGTGTTCCACGCGGCGGCTCACAAGCACGTTCCGCTGATGCAAGCGAACGTCCACGAAGCGATCTCCAACAACGTGCGCGGCACCCATCGCATGGCCGAGATCGCGGCGCGTCACGGTGCGCGCAAGTTTGTATACATCTCGACCGACAAGGCGGTGAATCCGAGCAATGTCATGGGCGCGACCAAGCGCGTGGGCGAGTTCATTATTCGCGCCATCGCCGAGCGTAGCGAGACGGAGTTCGGCATCGTTCGTTTTGGCAACGTGCTCGGCAGTCGCGGAAGCTTGGTGCCGGTGCTTAAGCAGCAGATTCGGCGCGGCGGGCCTGTGCGGTTGACGCACCCCGACATGACCCGCTACTTTATGACCATCCCCGAGGCGGTGCAATTGATTCTGCAAGCTGGCGCGATGGGCGAAAAGGGCGAGCTGTTTATTCTCGACATGGGCGAGCCAATCAAGATCGTGGATATCGCCAAGGACCTCATTCGCCTGCACGGCATGGTCCCCGGCGAGGACATGGAAATCACGTTCATGGGCGTGCGGCCCGGCGAAAAGATCGAGGAAGAATTGACCTACGCGCAGGAGTCCTTGATTCCGACCACGCACCCCAAGATTCGCATGGCGCAAGCCGATCGCGGCCTGGATCGCGAGGCGCTCGGCGTGGCGCTGGATAACCTCTACGCGATGAACGAGTCGGGCGAGACGGAGCAGGTACGGCAGGCGCTGATGACGATGGCGTGGGCCAAGGATCAAGCCCCGTTCCGATACGCGGTCGTGGACGATTCTCAGTCAATCAGCGCGTCGGAGAACCCGCCGGGCCAAGTCTGA
- a CDS encoding TetR/AcrR family transcriptional regulator: MPRTSQLRPQILETALAILREEGLEGLHARSIAARLNINHASVHYYYKSRADLLAATASQAAATWSEALSKSQSAKDGESLRSHLGDFADLMESGHQRVLIALLAAAPSNPGVAEALQKFTTDEAARLNGLVDKTRSAEVRVRKGPLRQGSYLLGALIGNEFLRLIDGQNEVFQTWPGGFSDALID, encoded by the coding sequence ATGCCCCGTACCAGCCAACTTCGTCCCCAAATTCTCGAGACCGCGCTAGCGATTTTGCGCGAGGAGGGGCTGGAAGGCTTGCACGCTCGGAGCATTGCGGCGCGGCTCAACATCAATCACGCGAGCGTTCACTACTACTACAAAAGCCGCGCCGACCTGCTCGCCGCCACCGCCAGCCAGGCTGCGGCCACATGGAGCGAAGCTCTCAGCAAGTCGCAATCCGCCAAAGATGGCGAGTCTTTGCGAAGTCACTTGGGCGATTTTGCCGACCTCATGGAGTCGGGTCACCAGCGAGTGCTCATCGCGCTGCTCGCCGCCGCGCCGAGTAATCCGGGCGTGGCCGAGGCCCTGCAAAAATTTACGACCGACGAGGCGGCCCGCCTGAACGGATTGGTGGACAAGACCCGCTCAGCCGAGGTCCGCGTTCGCAAGGGGCCGCTGCGCCAGGGTTCGTACCTGCTGGGCGCGCTCATCGGCAACGAGTTTTTGAGACTAATCGACGGTCAGAACGAAGTGTTTCAGACTTGGCCCGGCGGGTTCTCCGACGCGCTGATTGACTGA
- a CDS encoding nucleotidyltransferase family protein, with translation MSWAAVIAAGGKEEGSFATAMGSPHKALARFKGHTSLARVLNVLAKTECSRVAVVGPSAVQAHCQGAQFVPEGNHAVENVALGMAAIPGFGQYLMLPADSPDLNADDINRFMRRFTGGAAVSLTTLDKFRRAYPDVPTKALRLREGHFLSGAIFACDDRSFVTLTKSVAEFREKRKSPLAMVGKFGWGNLVRYMLGRLDREQAEAIIANTLGVSRVWIDLDGHPGLALDFDTEQEYRLLQQYVN, from the coding sequence ATGAGTTGGGCAGCCGTCATTGCGGCCGGTGGCAAAGAAGAAGGTTCTTTTGCTACTGCAATGGGCTCGCCTCACAAAGCGCTCGCCCGCTTCAAGGGTCACACCAGTTTGGCGCGGGTACTGAACGTGCTCGCCAAAACCGAGTGCTCCCGCGTGGCCGTGGTCGGCCCGAGCGCCGTGCAGGCGCACTGCCAAGGCGCTCAGTTCGTGCCCGAAGGCAACCATGCGGTTGAAAACGTCGCCCTCGGCATGGCCGCCATCCCGGGATTTGGCCAGTATCTGATGCTTCCGGCTGACTCGCCCGACCTCAACGCCGACGACATCAATCGGTTTATGCGGCGGTTTACCGGTGGCGCGGCGGTGAGTCTCACGACGCTGGACAAGTTTCGCCGCGCTTACCCCGACGTCCCCACCAAGGCCTTGCGGCTTCGCGAGGGACACTTCCTCTCCGGCGCGATCTTCGCGTGCGACGACCGCAGCTTCGTCACCCTCACCAAGAGCGTGGCGGAGTTCCGCGAGAAGCGCAAAAGCCCGCTGGCGATGGTCGGCAAGTTCGGGTGGGGCAACCTCGTCCGCTACATGCTGGGCCGCCTCGACCGAGAGCAAGCGGAGGCGATTATCGCCAACACGCTCGGCGTTTCGCGAGTGTGGATCGACCTGGATGGTCACCCCGGACTCGCCCTCGATTTCGACACCGAGCAGGAATATCGCCTGCTCCAACAATACGTGAACTAA
- a CDS encoding sulfite exporter TauE/SafE family protein has product MTLTAGNGAFLLGAGVLSGALNAIAGGGSLVSFPAMLALGVPSVTANASNAFAQWPGSASAAWGFRNRWPAITEPTRDLWPTTLIGGVLGAVLLLATPARVFDFLVPALVLFATLLLARTPKPGRKPLSRPTIHGLQFATSLYGGYFGAGMGILMMALFRTILPDRNIHDWNALKSVLAVLINLSASLFFVVRGQIAWAPCLLVMAGSMLGGLVAARVSQRVDPSRLKSAVVVYGLFMTIWLTMRAFGSL; this is encoded by the coding sequence GTGACCCTCACCGCCGGCAACGGCGCGTTTTTGCTCGGGGCGGGCGTACTCAGCGGCGCGCTCAACGCCATCGCGGGCGGTGGATCGCTCGTGAGCTTTCCGGCGATGCTCGCGCTCGGGGTTCCCTCGGTCACGGCGAACGCCAGCAACGCCTTTGCGCAATGGCCCGGGTCGGCGTCGGCGGCCTGGGGATTTCGCAACCGCTGGCCGGCCATCACCGAACCCACGCGCGATCTCTGGCCGACCACCCTGATCGGCGGCGTGCTCGGCGCGGTTCTGTTGCTCGCCACTCCGGCGCGCGTGTTCGACTTTTTGGTCCCGGCGCTAGTGTTGTTCGCGACGCTTCTGCTCGCCCGAACGCCAAAGCCGGGCCGCAAGCCATTGAGCCGACCCACGATCCACGGATTGCAGTTTGCGACCAGCCTCTACGGCGGCTACTTCGGCGCGGGCATGGGCATCCTCATGATGGCGCTGTTCCGCACCATCCTCCCCGACCGCAACATCCACGATTGGAACGCGCTCAAGTCGGTGCTGGCCGTATTGATCAACCTCAGCGCGTCGCTGTTTTTCGTGGTTCGCGGACAGATCGCCTGGGCGCCGTGCCTGCTCGTCATGGCGGGTTCCATGCTCGGCGGCCTCGTCGCGGCGCGGGTTTCGCAGCGGGTGGATCCCTCGCGACTCAAGTCCGCCGTCGTCGTTTATGGCCTATTCATGACCATATGGTTGACAATGCGCGCCTTCGGTTCGCTATAA